GGTGACACGAAGGGGACACAGCGCAGCAGGCACCATCCCCCTGGGTGTCACCAGGGCTAGCAGGAGCCGTGAGTCACTTGGGTGCCCGCAGGCAGCGATGCTGCAGgggcccagggacaggcagagacGTGCTGTGACCATCACTTGGGGACGGGGACGTTTATGTCCTCGTGGGGGATTTGGCTGAGtgggacattgaatgacttgagtgtgtccagagaagggcaacggagctggtgcagggtctggagcacaggtctgatggggagcggctgagggaactgggggggtttagtctggagaagaggaggctgaggggagacctcatggccctctccaactccctgaaaggagggtgcagagaagggggatgagtctcttgagccaaggaaccagcgccaggccaagagggaatggcctcaagctgcgccagggcagggtcagactggctcttaggaaggatttctttgcagaaggggctgttgggcgttggaatgggctgcccagggcagggggggagtccccatccctggaggggttgaagagtcgggttgagccagcgctgagggatctggtggagttgggaatggtcagggtgaggttcatggttgggctggaggagcttcagggtcttttccaactgagatgagtctgggattctgtgagaTTGGCCTcactgggggcagggggggagacCCCAGCCAACCTGACCCCTCCGCCCCCTGTCCCCGCAGTGACGATGTGCTGGAACTCTCCATCATGCCCAAGGACGAGGACATCCTCCAGCTGGTGAGTTTGCCGGGTGGGTGCCAGGGACCGGGCTGGTTCCAGGGTTCAAGTGCCTCAACGTGGCTTTCCTGGGCTGTGCCAGCGTTCCCGCCCCACCAAACCTGGGGGGCTGCTCTGTCCCTGCCCCCCATCCTCCTGTGCCTTGGCTGGGGATGGCCAAGTGCCCTTATCTTGCTGGGGACACTTGGGAACATTGCCAGCATCCCTGGAGAAGCAATGGGTGCAGAAATGGAGGTACTGGGGGGGTCCGGGGCAGGAAGGATGGAGGACACAACCcctgttttttttggggggtgtccTCAGGTGTAACTGGAGGGTGAGTTGCTCTGGGTCTCAGGCTTCTCCTCGGAGTGGCTCTGCTGTCGGTGAGCTGGGGTTTGGGGACAGCGGTGGCCCTGGCAGGGTGGCCCGAGCTGAGGGCTGTTGGGGGGGCTTTACCCAGTGCTCCCCCAGTCCCCGCTGCCTCCCGGGGCtctcctgctggtgctgctgccaccggagctgcctgcacccaccccaGGCTTGGCTATTTGAGGGCACCACTGCTTGGCCCCAGCCTGGGGGACCCACTTTCATCGGGCTGGGGGGCTTACAGCCCTGCGAAGGGGGGCTCTGAGGATCCCCCCGAACGTGGAGTCAGAGGAGTCTGGAAAATGAGAAGGGAGAGCCATGCCGGGCGGTGTCAGGGTGTTTTAGGAAGGAGGGCGGGGGCAGCCGGGCTCTGCTTGGCGGTGgggagggcagcagagctggtggcagcAGTGCTTAGTGCtggggggcggggagggcccTGGGAAAGTGGGACTtgaggggctgcaggcagccctgcccagctTGCCCCGATGGGGAGGTTTGCTCGTGGGTTGGGGAGGAGCAGAGAGCACCCCTGCAGTGGGAACAGcgggggctgcagccctggccccccccaccctgacccccctgtccccccctGCAGGCGTACTCGCAGGATGCCTACCTGAAGGGCAACGAGCCGTACTCTGGCGGGGCGCAGAGCATCCCCGAGCCCCCTCCCATCTGCTACCCACGGAAGACGTACCCCTTCCAGGCGCGGGGTGCCGAGCCCCCCCCGGGCCAGCTGCCAGAcacccgcgccccccgccccaccGCTGCGGGCCCCTCGTCCCCGCTCGGCACGGCCACACTCACCAGCACCCGGAGCGAGGTGGGCGGCAGCCCTGCGCACCGCCCCGATGAACCACAGCCTGGGGGTCCCCCCCCACGTCCCACCGCACCCCATGGGCACCCCGGCTCCTTCTCCCGCACCGGCTGCCCCAGCAACGTCGCATCCTCTTTGCCCGACCGCTATGggatccccccccccaccccttcctgcTACGGGGTCCCCAAGCACCTCCCGGAGCACCGGACTCACTGCGGCTTCAAGGAGGGTGTCGGGGGGCTGTCGGGGGCCGGGCGGCCCCCCCGGGAGGCGTCGGGCAGCCAGCGGGCCCCCGGCCGTCAGGAGTGCCAGCAGGCTCTGTCCCGCTGGTTTTGCAGCCAGGAGCCGCGGCGAAGCGCCTCGGAGGAGCGGCGACACGCCATGCCACCCCGTTACCGCAGCGTGTCCCAGGACCGGCTGGGGGGTTCGGCGGTAGCCCCCCGGGGCTGGCCCCACAGTGCCTCGCACGacaccctgctgcagcccccccgcgAGGGTTGGGCACCCCGCGCCCGCTCTGACCACTCCCTGGGCAGGTACGGGCGCTCCATGGAGGCGCTGGAGCCCGGTGCCCTGCTCCCCCCTCACCTCGACCGCTCCGCTTGGCCACCTGAGAGGCTCTGCCGGGCCACCGTCGCCACCACCATTGGGCAGCCCATCCCGCACGGCTCCTTcgcaccttcctcctcctcctcttcttcctcctcgcGGGAGCCAGCACCCGTGCAGAAGCACCCGTCGCAGCCCAACTTGCAGAGCGCGGATGATTCGGGCTATATTGGCTACCGGAGCTACAGCCCGTCCTTCCAACGCCGCACTGGGCTGCTGCACGCCCTCTCCTTCCGTGACCCGGCTTTCGGTGGCCTGCCCACCTTCAGCATCTCGCAGCGGCCAGCCGCCCCGCTCCCGGACAGGGTGGTCCCCATTGTCCCACCACCCACCGGTCCCCTGCCGGTCCCTACCGCACCCAGGGAGCAGCGGCCGGAGAGCAGCCGGGTGCCCGAGCAGCCGGAGGAGCGGAGGGAAGAGGTGGTTTTGCGGCAGAAGCCACCCACAGGCCGCAAGATGCCACCCCCACTGCGGCAGATGAACTTTATCTTCCCCGAGGGGGTGAAGGAGACGGACATTTGTGACCCCCCACTGGCCAGCGGCAAAGGGGAGAGGCCGGCGGCCGAGCGGCAAGGCCGGCGCGTGGCTCCTTTGGCAGCCCCCGAGGACTCGCTGGCGTCCATCCCCTTCATCGGTGAGTCGGGGTGGCTCGCCGGTGGGGCTGTGGCTGCCTCTGGGAGGGGGTTTTACCAAGTCCCGTGCTGGGGAGGGCATGTTTTGGGGGACAGGGCACGTTGCATGGTCTCAGAGCATCCGTCCGTGGCCAGTGCAGGGGCCAGATGGGTGCCCAgcaccccacagtgcccagcacCCCTCAGGGCATCACTGACCCCGAGCAGGGCTGCAGGTGTCGGTGATGGGGTGCCAGGGTTTGGGCTCGAGCAGCCTCATCTCTCTCTTTGCTGTCCTGCACCCCCCGCCCAGCCCCTGGTACCTCTTACTGGGCACAACTGGTGTGAACTGGAGCCCTGCTCCCAAGTGGGGACAGGGACGTGTCTGGGATCACCCTGTCTCACTTGGgacccccctgccccgccgctTCTGCCCGTGCGGACCCAAAATGGGTCTGGGGGAGCCTCCAGCTCTGTCCCATGCCAGGAGGGACCCTGGGGCTGGACGGGGATgagggggatggggtggggatgggggggctgcaGCGTTGCTCTGGGCGCACTGGTGGCTCCTGGCTTTGCTGGCGGGAACAGCGTGTCCTCCAGCCCACCCCAGGCACCTGCAAACCCACCACCTACCAGAATGCCGGGGCAGGGGGGTCCCAGCAGGGacttccccccaccccgtccTGCCCCAACCCCTCCTGCAACGCTGCCCCCCCCGCCTCTCGCAGATGAACCCACCAGCCCCAGCATCGACCTGAAGGCCAAGCACATCCCTGCCTCCTCGGTGGTCTCCAGCGCCATGAACTCCGCACCCGCTGTCGCCACCAGCCCCTCCTCGCCCACCTTCGCCTTTGCCCTGAGCCGACACTACTCCCAGGACTGCAGTAAGCgctggggggtgcggggggggggggggctccaaatggggggcaggacagggaggagcagccccccagccctggagCTCTGCCCCGTGCCCGCTGGGCTGAGCAGCGTGTGCTCTGCCCTTCTCCTCCTCGCAGGCAGCATCAAGGCTGGACGCCGCTCGTCCTACCTCCTGGCCATCACCACCGAGCGCTCCAAGTCCTGCGACGACGGTCTGAACGCATTTCGGGACGAGGGGAAGATCCTGAGGTAGGACTGgaccgccccccccggcccctcccagTCCCACCAACGTGttcccgtccccccccccacccttcaGCATCCCGCTCACGGgggctgctctccccccaggagGATGCCCAGCCGGGTCCCCAGCCTCCGCATGCTGAGGAGCTTCTTCACCGATGGGGTGAGtgttggggggtcctgggggtgccCCCCACCTGGGTACCTCTATGAGAGGATCACTCTGCCTGGTTGGGGTGCTGATGGCATCACCCCAACGGCGCCCTCGGGTCCCCCCGCAGTCTCTGGACAGCCTCGGCACGTCCGAAGACGCCCGTTCCAAAAGACACTCAACCTCCGACCTCTCGGACGTCCCATTCAGCGCCGTGAGGAAGGAGGGCTGGCTCCACTGCAAGCAGATCCTCACCAAAAAGGGGAAGGTAGGTGGGTGCCGCCCCTTCCCTGAGCCCAACTGGCGacgctggggaggggggatgcaTCCCTGAGGTCCATGCCCCATCCCTTCTCCCCGCAGAAGGTCGGTGGAGGCATCCGGCAGTGGAAGCGCGTCTTCGCGGTGCTGCGCACCCACTCGCTGTACCTGTGCAAGGACAGGCGGGAGGCGGTGACCTGCGCCCCGGCCCCAGGTGAGGAGGAGCCGCCGATCAGCATCCGAGCGTGCCTGGTGGACATCTCCTACAGCGAGACCAAGAGGAAGCACGTCTTCCGCCTGACGACCGCTGACTTCTGTGAATATCTCTTTCAGGCAGAGGATCGGGAAGACATGCTGGCCTGGATCAAAGTCATCAGGGAGAACAGCAAGGCCGAGGGCGAGGTGAGAGCCACATGGGGCTCCTGGCTGCCTCTGGCTCT
This genomic stretch from Strix aluco isolate bStrAlu1 chromosome 24, bStrAlu1.hap1, whole genome shotgun sequence harbors:
- the ARHGAP23 gene encoding rho GTPase-activating protein 23 isoform X7, which codes for MDTIFVKNVREDGPAHQAGLRTGDRLVKVNGESIIGKTYSQVIALIQNSDDVLELSIMPKDEDILQLAYSQDAYLKGNEPYSGGAQSIPEPPPICYPRKTYPFQARGAEPPPGQLPDTRAPRPTAAGPSSPLGTATLTSTRSEVGGSPAHRPDEPQPGGPPPRPTAPHGHPGSFSRTGCPSNVASSLPDRYGIPPPTPSCYGVPKHLPEHRTHCGFKEGVGGLSGAGRPPREASGSQRAPGRQECQQALSRWFCSQEPRRSASEERRHAMPPRYRSVSQDRLGGSAVAPRGWPHSASHDTLLQPPREGWAPRARSDHSLGRYGRSMEALEPGALLPPHLDRSAWPPERLCRATVATTIGQPIPHGSFAPSSSSSSSSSREPAPVQKHPSQPNLQSADDSGYIGYRSYSPSFQRRTGLLHALSFRDPAFGGLPTFSISQRPAAPLPDRVVPIVPPPTGPLPVPTAPREQRPESSRVPEQPEERREEVVLRQKPPTGRKMPPPLRQMNFIFPEGVKETDICDPPLASGKGERPAAERQGRRVAPLAAPEDSLASIPFIDEPTSPSIDLKAKHIPASSVVSSAMNSAPAVATSPSSPTFAFALSRHYSQDCSSIKAGRRSSYLLAITTERSKSCDDGLNAFRDEGKILRRMPSRVPSLRMLRSFFTDGSLDSLGTSEDARSKRHSTSDLSDVPFSAVRKEGWLHCKQILTKKGKKVGGGIRQWKRVFAVLRTHSLYLCKDRREAVTCAPAPGEEEPPISIRACLVDISYSETKRKHVFRLTTADFCEYLFQAEDREDMLAWIKVIRENSKAEGEDPGFASQALINKKLNDYRKVSPAGTKPDSSPKGSRGLGIRAEFLKQTGTSAPRSPRQDAAVTKDESSSQKAPWGINIMKKNKKSAPRAFGVRLEDCQPAPDNKNVPLIVEACCRVVEDRGLEYMGIYRVPGNNAVVSSLQEQLNKGATEINLQDERWQDLNVISSLLKSFFRKLPEPLFTDDKYNDFIEANRIEDASERMRTLRKLIRDLPGHYYETLKFLVGHLKTIADHSEKNKMEPRNLALVFGPTLVRTSEDNMTDMVTHMPDRYKIVETLIQHSDWFFSDKEDKGEKTPVDEKEAQSVPNIEYLLPNIGRTAAPGDAAGLTRSGSAKPKGTWPSRKAPPHRDLLAIPFVSAAARKRKKRREAEGVGSSTDDDTERRDTPGRKQEDEGTAATPPGPGKAPHGTGTESATTSPAGMERESSLEPGGAGSELAPDARSIVSGYSTLSTMDRSLCSEVQSVAGSRGEEADDERSELSHMETDTESREGARPQLGQAAGGPGDEDKGPLGRPSFNSHRLIQCDTLARRKLGRPRPGGETPAPSGEDQGWVLPGRPSLREQLRQRLRASADDMGVRLRRAHSPETRRKKSSWRRHTVVVPGGLKDLNFNEWKEPRGLEMAPGPCRDKDSGLSSLESTKARPPAPTPAQPGAAGEGPGTKTPPGSPGPPAPLRFPQCL